Proteins encoded by one window of Halorubrum ruber:
- a CDS encoding OsmC family protein — protein sequence MAESDLQAEQEPLKKEYEENPEAAQITLSATGEEQGDARSCSVDIGRAIYEAELHEGAGGPGGGACSGDLLLGALAACSQLTAQAVAESFGVDADIEVEASGDLDLRGTMGVDDEASVGFEDLRLDVSVDGDVDEDTRAALQKYTEKYCVVYQTLADPPDVETSWTFD from the coding sequence ATGGCTGAGAGTGACTTACAGGCCGAGCAGGAGCCGCTGAAAAAGGAGTACGAGGAGAACCCCGAGGCGGCGCAGATCACGCTGTCCGCGACCGGCGAGGAGCAGGGCGACGCCCGGTCGTGTAGCGTCGACATCGGCCGGGCGATCTACGAGGCCGAGCTCCACGAGGGTGCCGGCGGCCCCGGCGGGGGCGCCTGCTCGGGCGACCTCCTCCTCGGCGCGCTGGCCGCCTGCTCCCAGCTGACCGCGCAGGCCGTCGCCGAGAGCTTCGGCGTCGACGCCGACATCGAGGTCGAGGCCAGCGGCGACCTCGATCTCCGCGGGACGATGGGCGTCGACGACGAGGCGTCGGTCGGGTTCGAGGACCTCCGGCTCGACGTCAGCGTCGACGGCGACGTCGACGAGGACACCCGCGCGGCGCTTCAAAAGTACACCGAGAAGTACTGCGTCGTCTACCAGACGCTGGCGGACCCACCGGACGTCGAGACGAGCTGGACGTTCGACTGA
- a CDS encoding class II fumarate hydratase, protein MGDDYRTEEDSLGEMQVPADAYWGAQTQRAVENFPVSGIPMSRRFIRALGVVKKAAAQANRDLDLVDEDTADAIVAAADEVIAGEHDDQFPVDVFQTGSGTSSNMNANEVIANRAAEIAGAEIGDRVVHPNDHVNYGQSSNDVIPTAMHVAALEAVEKDLVPALETLHAELEAKETEFDGVVKTGRTHLQDATPIRLGQEFSGYRTQVAKGIERAEGVQSNLRELALGGTAVGTGLNTHPEFPELAAEYISDETGTEFREAENHFEAQAAHDAMAEGHGALKTIAGSLNKIANDLRLLASGPRNGLGEVEQPENQPGSSIMPGKINPVVAESVNQVHKQVVGNDAAVSAGAARGEIDLNLYKPVIAHNFLESAQLLSNVAATFGERFVGKLEANEEHCETRVEQSMALATALNPAIGYDKASKVAKTALKEDKSVREAAVEAGYLTEEEADEVLDPEAMTHRVILGDED, encoded by the coding sequence ATGGGTGACGACTACCGCACGGAGGAGGACAGCCTCGGCGAGATGCAGGTGCCGGCGGACGCCTACTGGGGCGCACAGACCCAGCGCGCCGTCGAGAACTTCCCCGTCTCGGGGATCCCGATGAGCCGGCGGTTCATCCGCGCGCTCGGCGTCGTGAAGAAGGCCGCCGCGCAGGCGAACCGCGATCTGGACCTCGTCGACGAGGACACCGCCGACGCCATCGTCGCCGCCGCCGACGAGGTGATCGCGGGCGAGCACGACGACCAGTTCCCGGTCGACGTGTTCCAGACCGGCTCCGGCACCTCCTCGAACATGAACGCCAACGAGGTGATCGCCAACCGCGCCGCCGAGATCGCGGGCGCGGAGATCGGCGACCGCGTCGTCCACCCGAACGACCACGTCAACTACGGCCAGTCGTCGAACGATGTGATCCCGACGGCGATGCACGTCGCCGCGCTGGAGGCGGTCGAGAAGGATCTCGTGCCGGCCTTAGAGACACTCCACGCCGAGCTCGAGGCCAAGGAGACCGAGTTCGACGGCGTCGTCAAGACCGGCCGGACGCACCTCCAAGACGCCACCCCGATCCGACTCGGCCAGGAGTTCAGCGGGTACCGCACGCAGGTCGCGAAGGGGATCGAGCGCGCCGAGGGCGTCCAGTCGAACCTCCGCGAGCTCGCCCTCGGCGGCACCGCGGTCGGGACCGGGCTCAACACCCATCCCGAGTTCCCGGAGCTCGCCGCGGAGTACATCTCCGACGAGACCGGCACCGAGTTCCGCGAGGCGGAGAACCACTTCGAGGCGCAGGCCGCCCACGACGCGATGGCGGAGGGCCACGGCGCGCTCAAGACGATCGCCGGCAGCCTCAACAAGATAGCCAACGACCTGCGGCTGCTCGCCTCCGGTCCCCGGAACGGCCTCGGCGAGGTCGAACAGCCGGAGAACCAGCCCGGCTCCTCGATCATGCCCGGAAAGATCAACCCGGTCGTCGCCGAGTCGGTCAACCAGGTCCACAAGCAGGTCGTCGGCAACGACGCCGCCGTCTCGGCGGGCGCCGCCCGCGGCGAGATCGACCTGAACCTTTATAAGCCAGTCATCGCGCACAACTTCCTTGAGTCCGCCCAGCTGCTCTCGAACGTCGCCGCGACGTTCGGCGAGCGCTTCGTCGGGAAGTTAGAGGCCAACGAGGAGCACTGCGAGACGCGCGTCGAGCAGTCGATGGCGCTCGCGACCGCGCTGAACCCCGCGATCGGCTACGACAAGGCGAGCAAGGTCGCGAAGACGGCCCTGAAGGAGGACAAGAGTGTCCGCGAGGCCGCCGTCGAGGCCGGCTACCTCACCGAGGAGGAGGCCGACGAGGTGCTCGACCCCGAGGCGATGACCCACCGCGTCATCCTGGGCGACGAGGACTGA